GCTCGCCCTGCACCGGATAGATGCCTGGCGGCAGAACTCGGGCGTGGCGGTCTACATGGGCCGGGACGGCAAGAAGCGTTACGTGCGTTACCTCGGCGTCGACGGGGCGGCGGACATCAGCGGGATTCTTCCTGCGAATGGCCGGCGGCTCGAAATCGAGGTCAAGAAAGAGGGCGAGGAACCGGAGCCGCACCAGCTCGCCTTCCTCGCCATGATCAATCGCAACGGAGGAAAGGCCTTCGTTGCCCGCAGTGTTCAAGACGTCCAGCGCGAGCTGGGCCTGTAATCCGAAAATGCAAAATTGCGATTTCTCGCAAAAAGGAGTTAGCCATGTTCCAAATCGAATGTGCCCCGGCCGATCTCGCCCAGGCGATCGCCTCGGTCGAGCGAGGCTGTTATCCCTCCGCCGTCAAGCCGGTACTGGGGATGGTGAAAGTGACCGCCGATCGCGAGGAGGGGATTCTCTTCGAGGCGACCGATCTCAATGGCGGGATCCGTCGCCGCCTTGAGAAAGCCACGGTGCAGGACGAAGGCGCGATCCTGATCCACCCGGCCCTGGTCGGCCAGTACGCCTCGCAGTGCCGCGATGAGCTGCTGACGCTCGCCGGCAACGGGAGCGCGACCTCGATCACCACCTTCCGCACCGAGTGGGAGATGCCCGCCGAGGATGTCGGGCTCTTCCCGCCGCTGGCCGAGATCCCGAGCGGTCCGGAGACGATCGAGGTCAACCAGAAAGATCTGCACCGCGTGCTCAATAGCGTGCTGTTCGCCGCCAGGAACTTCGGGGAGACTGCCAAGTTCGGCTCCTCCGATGGCAAGGCGATCATCATCCTCGAAGTGGAAAAAAACCTCTTAAGGGCGATCGGCACCGATCTCAAGCATCTGGCGGTTGCGGAGGTTCACGCCCGCGTGCACCACTCTCTGATCGGTTTTTCCTGCATGGTGCCGGTCGGCTCGATCCGCATGTTGCTGGAAAATCTGGAAAGCGTCGAGGAGCTGGCCATGGTCTTGATCCGCCGCCAGGGCCACGGCCTGTTGAGCTTCAGCGCGAAGACCTGGGACATCATCGCCCGTCTGGCCGAGGGCCGCTCGCCCCCTTGGAAGAAAATCATCCCGACGAATCCCAAAGGCAAGATCACGGCGGACGGTGATTCCTTGAGCCGGGCCTTCCGCCAGGCGGCGATCTTCGCCAATCAGGAGTACCACACCGTCCGCCTGAGCTTCACCGCCGCCGTGGGTCCGCACACCAAGGAAGGCATCACCTTCGATACGTTGTCGCGAACGGGCGAGCGCAGCCAGGTCGACCTCGACTGCAATTACCAGGGACCCGATCTGTCGATCGCCATCGACGTCCGCTATCCGATCCGCTTTCTGGAAGCGAGCCGCCACGACCAGGCTACCGAGGTCACGATCGAGATTACCAGCGACCAGAAACCGCTGGTCTTCCGGCGCGGTCCTAAGGTGCTGTTCATCATGGCTCCGCTCGATCTGAAAGCAATCGAAGCGGCCCGGGTGGCCAAGCTGGAGGAAGAAGCCGAGAAGGAAGCCCGGAAGAAAGCGGCCGCCGCGTGAGCCAGGCCAACTTATTTGATGAACCCGAGGAAGAGCGATCGCCGGCGGAGGATGCCATTCCTGCCCGGCCTCCGCTCAACTTCGATGGGCTGCTCGTGGAAACGCGGCGGAAGTTCGAGGCGGCTCACTCGACGTTCGACGATCAGGTGCGGGCCGCGCTTAAGCAGCTCACCCTGGCGGCGGGTCGCGGGATGGCCAATCTCGAATATCTCCGCTGGTTCAACGGGGAGCTGCCCTGGGTGCCGCGGCGGTTCCTGTCGATCGACGAAGCGGCCCGCTGCTTCCTTCGGCTGAGCCGCGACGGGCATGTCTACCAGTCGCAGGTGGCGAGAAAGAACGAATATGTGTGGTACCTGGCCGGCATCGAGCCCGATCCGATCGAGGACGAGCCGAGCCAGGTGCCGATCGCTGAAGAAGAAATCATTCCCTTTTGAAGGAGAGTTAATGCCTGAATTACGTGAAGGAACCTGTGCGTCGTGCGGAGCCAAGATGCTCTGGTCAACGACAAAAAGCGGCCGCTCGATGCCCCTGGATACGGAGCCCGCCGCGACGGGAAACATTCTGCTGCACCCCGATGGGACTTGTGAAGTCGTTCCCTCAGCCGAGCTGGAAGCGAAGCGGAACGAGACACCGCTCTACCTGAGCCACTTCGCGACCTGCCCGGGTGCGGCCAGCCATCGGAAGCCTAAGGAGTGAGAGATGACCCGCCTTCCACCGCCCGACATCTGCTGGTACGAGTTTCTGCTCAACCCGTTCGATGGGAAAGGCCGCCTGACCCTGGGCGAGAAAATCGTCTGCGTGAATGCCGTGATTCAGTACGACCGGGAACAGGACATGATTGATAGGCTACTCGACGAATTGTGCGGGCCGGTGACCA
The genomic region above belongs to Telmatocola sphagniphila and contains:
- a CDS encoding VRR-NUC domain-containing protein: MGFKLPKGFQGLGSPVLGTELQAQILELLALHRIDAWRQNSGVAVYMGRDGKKRYVRYLGVDGAADISGILPANGRRLEIEVKKEGEEPEPHQLAFLAMINRNGGKAFVARSVQDVQRELGL
- a CDS encoding beta clamp domain-containing protein, which gives rise to MFQIECAPADLAQAIASVERGCYPSAVKPVLGMVKVTADREEGILFEATDLNGGIRRRLEKATVQDEGAILIHPALVGQYASQCRDELLTLAGNGSATSITTFRTEWEMPAEDVGLFPPLAEIPSGPETIEVNQKDLHRVLNSVLFAARNFGETAKFGSSDGKAIIILEVEKNLLRAIGTDLKHLAVAEVHARVHHSLIGFSCMVPVGSIRMLLENLESVEELAMVLIRRQGHGLLSFSAKTWDIIARLAEGRSPPWKKIIPTNPKGKITADGDSLSRAFRQAAIFANQEYHTVRLSFTAAVGPHTKEGITFDTLSRTGERSQVDLDCNYQGPDLSIAIDVRYPIRFLEASRHDQATEVTIEITSDQKPLVFRRGPKVLFIMAPLDLKAIEAARVAKLEEEAEKEARKKAAAA